In one Pseudomonas sp. MM211 genomic region, the following are encoded:
- the hisC gene encoding histidinol-phosphate transaminase, protein MSKFWSPFVKDLVPYVPGEQPKLSKLVKLNTNENPYGPSPRAIAAMGEELNDDLRLYPDPNGDRLKQAVAEFYGVKAAQVFVGNGSDEVLAHAFHGLFQHGKPLLFPDISYSFYPVYCGLYGIQAEPLALDEQFQIRLEDYARPNGGIIFPNPNAPTGCLLALEAIERLLQANPDTVVLVDEAYIDFGGVSAISLVDKYPNLLVTQTLSKSRSLAGLRVGLAVGHVDLIEALERIKNSFNSYPLDRIAIAGAAAAFEDRAYFEQTCAAVIDSREKVTAGLQALGFEVLPSAANFIFARHPQRDAAGIAAALREQGVIVRHFKQERIAQFLRISIGSPEQNQALLDALATL, encoded by the coding sequence ATGAGCAAATTCTGGAGCCCCTTCGTCAAAGACCTGGTGCCATACGTACCGGGTGAGCAGCCCAAGCTGAGCAAGCTGGTCAAGCTCAATACCAATGAAAACCCTTATGGTCCGTCGCCCAGGGCTATTGCCGCCATGGGCGAGGAGCTGAACGACGACCTGCGTCTGTACCCCGACCCCAATGGCGATCGCCTGAAGCAGGCGGTTGCCGAGTTCTACGGCGTAAAGGCCGCTCAGGTATTCGTCGGCAATGGTTCTGACGAAGTATTGGCCCATGCCTTCCACGGCCTGTTCCAGCACGGCAAACCGCTGTTGTTCCCTGATATCAGCTACAGCTTCTACCCGGTCTACTGCGGCCTGTACGGCATTCAGGCCGAGCCGTTGGCGTTGGACGAGCAGTTCCAGATCCGTCTTGAGGATTATGCGCGGCCCAATGGCGGCATCATTTTCCCCAACCCCAACGCCCCGACCGGCTGTCTGCTGGCCCTGGAGGCCATCGAGCGGTTGCTGCAGGCCAACCCGGATACCGTGGTGCTGGTGGATGAAGCCTATATCGACTTCGGTGGCGTCTCGGCCATCAGCCTGGTCGACAAGTACCCGAACCTGTTGGTGACCCAGACCCTGTCCAAGTCCCGCTCTCTGGCGGGCCTGCGGGTTGGTCTGGCAGTTGGGCACGTGGATCTGATCGAGGCGCTGGAGCGGATCAAGAACAGCTTCAACTCTTACCCGCTGGACCGCATCGCCATCGCCGGTGCTGCGGCTGCGTTCGAGGATCGGGCCTACTTCGAACAGACCTGCGCCGCGGTGATCGACAGCCGCGAAAAGGTTACGGCTGGTTTGCAAGCGCTGGGGTTCGAGGTGCTGCCTTCGGCGGCCAACTTCATCTTCGCCCGCCACCCGCAGCGTGATGCCGCCGGTATTGCGGCAGCACTGCGTGAGCAGGGCGTGATCGTGCGCCACTTCAAACAGGAACGTATCGCCCAGTTCCTGCGCATCAGCATCGGTTCACCCGAGCAAAACCAGGCGCTGCTGGATGCGCTGGCAACGCTCTGA
- the hisD gene encoding histidinol dehydrogenase, protein MTAPVAIRRLNAADPDFAHHLDHLLSWESVSDDGVNQRVLDIIKAVRERGDAALVEFTQRFDALEVASMADLILPRERLELALTRITAEQRQALEVAAERVRSYHEKQKQESWTYTEADGTVLGQKVTPLDRAGLYVPGGKASYPSSVLMNAIPAKVAGVPEVVMVVPTPRGEINEIVLAAACIAGVDRVFTIGGAQAVAALAYGTESVPPVDKIVGPGNIYVATAKRHVFGKVGIDMIAGPSEILVVCDGQTDPDWIAMDLFSQAEHDEDAQSILVSPDAAFLDKVAESITRLLPSLEREAIARTSIEGRGALILVADMAQAIEVANRIAPEHLELSVENPEQYLPEIRHAGAIFMGRYTAEALGDYCAGPNHVLPTSGTARFSSPLGVYDFQKRSSIIHCSAEGASKLGKVASVLARGESLTAHARSAEYRIKN, encoded by the coding sequence ATGACCGCTCCAGTTGCCATTCGCCGACTCAACGCTGCCGACCCGGATTTCGCTCATCATCTGGATCATCTGCTTAGCTGGGAAAGCGTCTCGGATGACGGCGTCAATCAGCGCGTGCTGGATATCATCAAGGCCGTGCGTGAGCGTGGCGATGCTGCGCTGGTCGAGTTCACCCAGCGTTTCGATGCCCTTGAAGTCGCCTCCATGGCCGACCTGATTCTGCCGCGCGAGCGTCTGGAACTGGCGCTGACGCGCATTACCGCCGAGCAGCGCCAGGCGCTCGAAGTCGCCGCCGAGCGCGTGCGCAGCTACCACGAGAAGCAGAAGCAGGAATCCTGGACCTACACCGAGGCCGACGGCACGGTGCTGGGCCAGAAGGTCACGCCGTTGGATCGTGCCGGCCTGTACGTGCCGGGCGGCAAGGCATCCTATCCGTCGTCGGTGCTGATGAATGCCATTCCGGCCAAGGTTGCCGGTGTCCCGGAAGTGGTGATGGTGGTGCCCACGCCGCGTGGCGAGATCAACGAGATCGTGCTTGCCGCAGCCTGCATTGCCGGTGTCGACCGGGTGTTCACCATTGGTGGCGCCCAGGCTGTCGCGGCGCTGGCCTATGGCACCGAAAGCGTGCCGCCGGTGGACAAGATCGTCGGCCCAGGCAACATCTATGTAGCGACTGCCAAGCGCCATGTGTTCGGCAAGGTCGGTATCGACATGATCGCCGGGCCGTCGGAGATTCTCGTCGTGTGCGACGGCCAGACCGACCCGGACTGGATCGCCATGGATCTGTTCTCCCAGGCCGAGCACGATGAAGACGCACAGTCGATTCTGGTCAGCCCGGATGCGGCTTTCCTCGACAAGGTCGCCGAGAGCATCACGCGCCTGTTGCCGAGCCTGGAGCGTGAGGCTATTGCCCGTACCTCTATCGAAGGCCGCGGCGCGCTGATCCTGGTCGCGGACATGGCCCAGGCCATCGAGGTGGCCAACCGGATCGCGCCCGAGCACCTGGAACTCTCGGTCGAGAACCCGGAGCAGTACCTGCCTGAGATCCGCCACGCGGGGGCCATTTTCATGGGCCGTTACACCGCCGAAGCGCTGGGCGATTACTGTGCGGGGCCGAACCACGTGTTGCCTACATCGGGCACTGCGCGCTTCTCGTCGCCACTGGGGGTCTACGACTTCCAGAAGCGTTCGTCGATCATCCACTGTTCGGCCGAAGGTGCTTCCAAGCTCGGCAAGGTGGCCTCGGTACTGGCCCGTGGCGAGTCGTTGACCGCCCATGCGCGTAGTGCCGAGTACCGCATCAAGAACTGA
- the hisG gene encoding ATP phosphoribosyltransferase — protein MLTIALSKGRILDDTLPLLAAAGIVPTENPDKSRKLIIPTTQDDVRLLIVRATDVPTYVEHGAADLGVAGKDVLLEYGGQGLYEPLDLRIARCKLMTAGAIGAAEPKGRLRVATKFVNVAKRYYAEQGRQVDIIKLYGSMELGPLVGLADKIIDVVDTGNTLRANGLEAQELIAHISSRLIVNKASMKMQHSRVQALIDTLREAVETHHPH, from the coding sequence ATGCTGACCATTGCCCTGTCCAAAGGCCGTATTCTCGATGACACCCTGCCGCTGCTCGCGGCGGCAGGCATCGTGCCGACCGAGAATCCGGACAAGAGCCGCAAGCTGATCATCCCGACCACCCAGGACGACGTGCGTTTGCTGATCGTGCGCGCCACCGACGTACCGACTTACGTCGAGCATGGCGCTGCCGATCTTGGCGTCGCCGGTAAGGACGTACTGCTCGAATACGGCGGCCAGGGGCTCTACGAGCCCCTGGATCTGCGTATCGCCCGCTGCAAGTTGATGACCGCCGGCGCCATCGGTGCGGCCGAGCCCAAGGGCCGTCTGCGGGTGGCCACCAAGTTCGTTAACGTCGCCAAGCGCTACTACGCCGAACAAGGCCGTCAGGTCGACATCATCAAGCTGTACGGTTCCATGGAGCTGGGGCCGCTGGTTGGCCTGGCCGACAAGATCATCGATGTGGTCGACACCGGCAACACGCTGCGAGCCAACGGTCTTGAAGCTCAGGAGCTGATCGCGCACATCAGCTCGCGGCTGATCGTCAACAAGGCGTCCATGAAGATGCAGCACAGCCGCGTCCAGGCCCTGATCGACACGCTGCGTGAAGCCGTCGAGACGCACCATCCGCATTGA